One region of Arthrobacter sp. StoSoilB22 genomic DNA includes:
- a CDS encoding GNAT family N-acetyltransferase codes for MFTLVAPDTSFYHSFLESHQEWAGAHQDGAAVFMADDVTTPEGFEEWVARLLDAENTPEKDGMVPCTYLWITEDSRYVGSIAFRHHLTPALLNSGGHIGYGVRPSDRGRGAASWALREMCGLVAARGELDRVLLTCDDNNVASVKTIERCGGLLEDVRMDDDGTAFRRYWIDVRTAALRAAPTD; via the coding sequence ATGTTCACCCTGGTTGCCCCTGATACGTCCTTTTACCACTCGTTCCTCGAGTCCCACCAAGAGTGGGCCGGGGCCCATCAGGACGGTGCCGCCGTCTTCATGGCTGACGACGTCACCACCCCCGAAGGATTCGAGGAATGGGTTGCCAGGCTGCTGGACGCTGAAAACACCCCGGAGAAGGACGGCATGGTTCCATGCACCTATCTCTGGATCACGGAGGACTCGCGCTACGTAGGCTCCATCGCGTTCCGTCATCACCTCACCCCAGCCCTCCTGAACTCCGGTGGGCACATTGGCTACGGAGTCCGGCCGTCCGATCGTGGACGGGGAGCGGCTTCCTGGGCTCTGCGTGAGATGTGCGGCCTCGTGGCTGCGCGGGGGGAGTTGGATCGCGTTCTCCTGACATGCGATGACAACAATGTGGCCTCGGTCAAGACGATCGAGCGTTGCGGCGGCTTGCTCGAGGATGTGCGGATGGATGATGACGGGACCGCTTTCCGTCGCTACTGGATTGACGTCCGGACAGCCGCCCTCCGGGCAGCCCCGACAGATTAG
- the ppk2 gene encoding polyphosphate kinase 2, whose protein sequence is MTEATPPSTSLDDWWIRDNLRETIDHLVELGYTISGGQGEDPDLIDPGGSAVETWNEDYPYERRMTRDEYEIEKYRLQIELLKFQYWGQDLGLKHVIVFEGRDAAGKGGTIKRFTEHLDPRSARTVALAKPSDREQGQWYFQRYIQHLPTAGEIVMFDRSWYNRANVERVMGFCTDDEYDTFMGQAPVFEKMLVDAGIHVTKFWFSVTRQEQRTRFAIRQIDPVRRWKLSPMDLASLDRWDEYTDAKERTFLYTDSDHAPWITIKSNDKKRARINAMRYFLNQFDYADKDTSVVYDADPLILRRGRDAVGD, encoded by the coding sequence ATGACGGAGGCAACCCCACCATCCACATCACTGGACGATTGGTGGATCAGGGACAACCTGCGTGAAACCATCGACCATTTGGTGGAATTGGGCTACACCATCAGCGGAGGGCAAGGGGAGGACCCGGACCTGATCGATCCCGGCGGATCGGCGGTGGAGACGTGGAACGAGGATTATCCCTATGAGCGGCGGATGACCCGCGATGAGTACGAGATTGAGAAGTATCGGCTGCAGATCGAGCTGTTGAAGTTCCAATACTGGGGTCAGGACCTCGGGCTCAAGCACGTGATTGTTTTCGAGGGACGCGACGCTGCCGGTAAAGGCGGCACCATCAAACGCTTCACCGAGCACTTGGATCCACGGTCCGCCCGCACCGTGGCGCTCGCCAAGCCCTCCGACCGCGAGCAAGGCCAGTGGTACTTCCAGCGCTACATCCAACACCTTCCCACCGCAGGCGAGATCGTCATGTTCGACCGCTCCTGGTACAACCGCGCCAACGTGGAACGCGTCATGGGCTTCTGCACCGACGACGAATACGACACCTTCATGGGCCAGGCCCCGGTGTTCGAAAAGATGCTGGTGGACGCCGGCATCCACGTCACCAAGTTCTGGTTCTCCGTGACCCGTCAGGAGCAGCGAACCCGCTTCGCCATCCGCCAGATCGACCCCGTCCGCCGTTGGAAGCTCTCGCCCATGGACCTGGCATCGCTGGATCGCTGGGACGAGTACACGGACGCCAAGGAGCGTACATTCCTGTACACGGACTCCGATCACGCGCCGTGGATCACCATCAAATCCAACGACAAGAAACGCGCCCGCATCAACGCCATGCGCTACTTCCTCAATCAGTTCGACTACGCGGACAAGGACACCTCGGTTGTCTACGACGCCGATCCGCTCATCCTTCGCCGCGGTCGCGACGCCGTGGGCGACTAA
- a CDS encoding MurR/RpiR family transcriptional regulator — protein MVEAPGNAQLSRTVLVRIRSVMPGLRPSERAVAELVLSDPSRAATMSIGDLAEECGTSTTSVVRFYKKVGYGGYSDLRLDLARETARESVAHGVPAEVYEDINTADSLQDIVSKIAFNETMSIADTAQVLDVDQLARAVSAVSTSRKIDIFGVGAGGLVGQDMQQKLHRIGLTSFSWGDPHAALASAALLDADGVAVAISHSGATLDTIDFLKAGKAAGAVTIAITNHADSPLGRAADVVLSTAARETPFRPGAMGSRIAQMMIVDCLFVGVAQHSYDASIAALQKTHAAVRGRKLPRANPST, from the coding sequence ATGGTGGAAGCGCCGGGGAACGCGCAGTTGTCCCGCACCGTTTTGGTGCGAATACGGTCTGTCATGCCGGGGTTGCGCCCCTCGGAACGGGCCGTGGCCGAGCTGGTTCTCTCGGACCCATCGCGGGCTGCCACCATGTCCATCGGGGATCTGGCCGAGGAATGCGGGACGTCCACCACGTCAGTGGTGCGTTTCTACAAAAAGGTGGGCTACGGCGGCTACTCCGATCTTCGCTTGGACCTTGCCCGCGAAACTGCTCGCGAGAGTGTGGCCCATGGCGTGCCGGCGGAGGTCTACGAGGACATCAACACCGCAGACTCTTTGCAGGACATCGTCTCCAAAATTGCGTTCAACGAAACAATGTCCATCGCCGATACCGCGCAAGTGTTGGACGTGGACCAGCTGGCCAGGGCGGTGAGTGCAGTGTCCACTTCCCGGAAGATCGACATCTTCGGCGTGGGGGCAGGCGGTTTGGTGGGCCAGGACATGCAGCAGAAATTGCACCGGATAGGACTCACCTCCTTCAGCTGGGGAGATCCGCATGCCGCCCTGGCTTCCGCAGCCCTCCTGGATGCCGACGGCGTTGCTGTCGCCATCTCCCACTCGGGAGCCACGCTGGACACCATCGATTTCTTGAAGGCAGGCAAGGCGGCGGGAGCCGTCACCATCGCCATCACCAACCATGCTGATTCGCCACTGGGCAGGGCGGCCGACGTTGTGCTGAGCACGGCCGCCCGCGAGACTCCTTTCCGCCCGGGGGCCATGGGTAGCCGGATTGCGCAGATGATGATCGTTGACTGCCTCTTCGTGGGGGTCGCCCAGCACTCCTACGACGCATCAATTGCTGCACTCCAGAAGACGCACGCAGCTGTGCGGGGCAGGAAGCTGCCGCGAGCGAACCCTTCGACCTAG
- a CDS encoding DUF1343 domain-containing protein: MALDRRKLLHASGLAAAAAVVAPFAPGAAANNPNAQNRPGKPGVLVNGADVAAADNWSIFAGRKVGIITNPTGVLANFRSIVDDMAAKGVDVRAVFGPEHGFRGTAQDGASEGTSVDPRTGITVYDSYGANVAAYVGFFKASGVDTICFDIQDVGARFYTYIWTMWGAMQAASQTGATFVVLDRPNPIGGQARGPVLQKGFESGVGQLGIALQHGMTVGELAKYFNAVHLPAAGLTPIQDLQVVEVQGWRRDMTGPDNRAAWILPSPNMPTPETATLYPGTALFEATNMSEGRGTTRPFELIGAPYVDYRWAEALNSKGLAGVTFREAYFQPTLSKNQGVICGGVQVHITDPTRVEALEVGTHMLVEAKRLYPGFGWRGDGGRWMGLLSGSARFAQQLDAGADARTIMDSWRSELDQFVRDTRGYLLYNGKR, translated from the coding sequence ATGGCACTGGATCGTAGAAAACTGCTTCATGCATCGGGGCTGGCGGCAGCTGCCGCCGTCGTCGCACCTTTTGCTCCTGGTGCGGCCGCCAACAACCCCAACGCACAGAACCGGCCGGGAAAACCGGGAGTACTTGTCAACGGTGCCGATGTAGCCGCCGCCGATAACTGGAGCATTTTCGCGGGGCGCAAGGTAGGCATCATCACCAATCCCACCGGCGTCTTGGCAAACTTCCGCTCGATCGTGGATGACATGGCGGCCAAAGGCGTGGACGTCAGGGCAGTTTTCGGGCCCGAGCATGGCTTCCGGGGGACCGCGCAGGACGGCGCCAGCGAAGGAACATCCGTGGACCCGCGGACCGGCATCACGGTCTACGACTCCTACGGCGCCAACGTTGCCGCTTATGTGGGCTTCTTCAAAGCCTCCGGCGTGGACACCATATGCTTCGACATTCAAGACGTCGGCGCCCGCTTTTACACCTACATCTGGACCATGTGGGGTGCCATGCAGGCGGCGTCCCAAACCGGAGCCACGTTTGTTGTCCTGGACCGCCCCAACCCCATCGGCGGCCAGGCCCGCGGACCGGTGCTTCAGAAGGGCTTCGAGTCCGGCGTTGGCCAGCTGGGCATTGCGCTCCAGCATGGGATGACCGTGGGCGAGCTCGCCAAATACTTTAACGCGGTTCATCTTCCCGCCGCGGGCCTCACACCCATCCAAGACCTTCAGGTGGTGGAGGTCCAGGGATGGCGGCGCGACATGACCGGGCCGGACAACCGGGCAGCGTGGATCCTGCCAAGCCCCAACATGCCCACACCAGAAACCGCCACCCTGTACCCCGGCACTGCACTGTTCGAGGCCACCAACATGTCAGAGGGGCGCGGCACAACCCGGCCCTTCGAACTCATCGGCGCGCCCTACGTGGACTACCGCTGGGCCGAGGCACTGAACAGCAAGGGTCTTGCGGGCGTCACGTTCCGTGAGGCGTATTTCCAGCCAACACTTTCCAAAAACCAAGGCGTCATCTGTGGGGGCGTGCAGGTTCACATCACCGATCCCACCCGCGTCGAAGCCCTGGAAGTGGGCACCCATATGTTGGTCGAAGCCAAGCGCCTGTACCCCGGCTTTGGGTGGCGAGGCGACGGCGGACGCTGGATGGGCTTGCTGAGCGGCTCGGCCCGCTTTGCCCAACAGCTCGACGCCGGTGCTGACGCCAGGACCATCATGGACAGCTGGCGGTCCGAACTGGACCAGTTCGTGCGCGACACCCGCGGGTACCTCCTCTACAACGGCAAGCGCTAA
- a CDS encoding RNA polymerase sigma factor — protein sequence MRVQTEQGDRVESAGQKHFLATHAACHDKVYRYFRRRTEGTPAAEDLTADVFRIVWEKCRQGQELSELVVFGIARNVLRNHHRSAVRSINLTQQLERQRTRGLGSDDGMVADALDRLKPEEREVLLLTYWDGFTSAEVSGLLDISATAVRMRLHRARKQLSNLIREDQATEDVQR from the coding sequence ATGAGGGTGCAAACGGAGCAGGGGGATCGCGTGGAGTCTGCCGGGCAGAAGCATTTTCTGGCGACGCATGCGGCGTGCCACGACAAGGTGTACCGGTACTTCCGGCGTCGAACGGAGGGGACGCCCGCAGCCGAAGACCTTACCGCCGACGTCTTCCGCATCGTGTGGGAAAAATGCCGTCAGGGCCAAGAATTGTCTGAGTTAGTGGTGTTCGGGATCGCCCGGAATGTCCTCCGCAACCATCACCGTTCGGCCGTTCGCTCCATCAATCTCACACAACAACTGGAACGTCAGAGAACGCGCGGGCTGGGCTCCGACGACGGAATGGTGGCCGACGCACTGGATCGGCTCAAGCCGGAGGAACGCGAGGTTCTCCTCCTGACGTACTGGGACGGGTTCACCTCCGCCGAGGTGTCAGGTCTGCTCGACATTTCCGCCACGGCCGTCAGAATGCGGCTGCACAGAGCACGGAAGCAACTCAGCAATCTGATTCGGGAGGATCAAGCCACAGAGGATGTGCAGCGATGA
- a CDS encoding glycoside hydrolase family 3 protein: MTAAATALLMTGAGVLTGVGTAVAAQPTTAGSTTTASASPDIEAMISGMTLDEKIGQMTWTHVYGSSAGDTSMAAKNQERYGVNTPAEVVEKYNLGGVLYFAWSGNTNNPQQVAGLSNGLQQTALREDGNGIPLAVTIDQEGGLVARIGPPATVLPGNMALGATADANLAKAQGEILGSEMRAMGINVDFAPVLDLNSNPDNPVIGIRSMGEDPALVSALGVAQIDGIQAHNVGAAAKHFPGHGDTSVDSHYGLPTVTYDRATLNEHLKPFKAAIDGGVDMVMTAHIIVEAIDAEMPGTLSHKVLTGLLRDEMGFKGLVTTDALDMAAMAAEWPQEEIAVKAIQAGSDILLNSPDVDASFAGVRAAVESGEITETRLDESVRRILEWKVKRGVFEQPLADPAAVDTVVGSAENLATAKLISDHAVTLVRNENGVLPLASGSSVLMVGAGSAWPELAGPMLKDQGFTVTEDYEDGASPSAAYRARAVAAAGNVDAVVFASYNATGNAAQKQMVAELAATGTPVIVVATRNPYDINVFPGADAVLNSYGVKEVNFHGAVRAISGAVNPSGKLPVNVPKADASGVLLPLGFGLSYEMTTPAPVTFTDRPGHGQDGYTIPSVPGVAYLIDGKEVAAGSYRKPSGTVIVTAERRPGYVFTDGSVTQWTHTFTTGLPKP, translated from the coding sequence ATGACGGCGGCCGCCACTGCGCTGTTGATGACGGGCGCGGGGGTGTTGACCGGCGTGGGCACGGCAGTCGCAGCCCAGCCCACCACCGCAGGAAGTACGACGACGGCCTCCGCCTCGCCGGACATCGAGGCGATGATTTCCGGCATGACGCTGGACGAAAAGATCGGCCAGATGACCTGGACCCACGTTTACGGATCGTCGGCCGGCGACACCTCCATGGCGGCGAAGAACCAAGAGCGGTACGGCGTCAATACACCCGCCGAGGTAGTGGAAAAGTACAACCTTGGCGGCGTCCTCTACTTCGCCTGGTCCGGAAACACCAACAACCCCCAGCAGGTTGCGGGTCTCTCCAACGGCTTGCAGCAAACGGCCCTGCGAGAGGACGGGAACGGCATTCCACTAGCCGTCACCATCGACCAGGAAGGCGGTTTGGTTGCCCGCATCGGACCGCCCGCCACGGTGCTCCCGGGCAACATGGCCCTCGGCGCCACGGCTGATGCGAATCTTGCCAAGGCACAAGGTGAAATCCTTGGCTCCGAAATGCGTGCCATGGGTATCAACGTTGACTTCGCACCGGTCCTGGACCTGAACTCCAACCCGGACAACCCTGTCATCGGAATCCGCTCCATGGGCGAGGACCCGGCGCTGGTCAGTGCCCTCGGTGTTGCCCAGATCGACGGCATTCAAGCGCACAACGTAGGTGCGGCCGCCAAGCACTTCCCCGGCCACGGCGACACCTCAGTGGATTCCCACTACGGACTGCCTACCGTCACTTACGATCGCGCAACACTCAATGAGCACCTGAAGCCATTCAAGGCCGCAATTGACGGTGGCGTGGACATGGTCATGACGGCCCACATCATTGTTGAGGCCATCGACGCGGAAATGCCTGGCACCCTGTCCCACAAGGTACTCACCGGTTTGCTTCGCGATGAGATGGGCTTCAAGGGTTTGGTGACAACAGATGCCCTGGATATGGCCGCAATGGCCGCCGAGTGGCCCCAGGAAGAAATCGCCGTCAAGGCCATCCAGGCCGGTTCTGACATCCTCCTCAACTCCCCGGATGTGGACGCGTCGTTCGCTGGGGTTCGCGCCGCCGTCGAGTCCGGTGAAATCACCGAGACCCGCCTGGACGAGTCCGTCCGACGGATCCTCGAATGGAAGGTCAAGCGTGGGGTCTTTGAGCAGCCCCTGGCTGACCCCGCCGCTGTGGACACCGTAGTGGGAAGCGCAGAGAACCTGGCCACGGCCAAGCTGATCTCCGACCACGCCGTCACCTTGGTGCGTAATGAGAACGGGGTTTTGCCGCTCGCTTCGGGCAGCTCAGTGCTCATGGTGGGTGCCGGTTCAGCGTGGCCCGAGCTCGCGGGTCCAATGCTGAAGGATCAGGGATTCACGGTCACTGAAGACTACGAGGATGGGGCCTCGCCCTCCGCGGCTTACCGTGCACGTGCGGTGGCTGCCGCCGGCAACGTCGATGCCGTGGTCTTCGCTTCCTACAACGCCACCGGCAATGCTGCACAGAAACAGATGGTTGCAGAACTCGCGGCCACCGGCACACCGGTGATCGTTGTGGCAACCCGCAATCCCTATGACATCAACGTCTTCCCTGGCGCCGACGCCGTGCTTAACAGTTATGGAGTCAAGGAGGTCAACTTCCACGGTGCTGTCCGCGCCATCTCTGGTGCGGTCAACCCCAGCGGCAAGCTGCCGGTCAACGTTCCCAAGGCCGACGCCAGCGGTGTCCTCTTGCCGTTAGGCTTCGGGCTGAGTTACGAAATGACGACGCCGGCCCCTGTCACCTTCACGGACCGCCCGGGTCACGGGCAGGACGGCTACACCATCCCCTCTGTCCCGGGTGTGGCGTACCTGATTGACGGCAAGGAAGTGGCAGCCGGAAGTTACAGGAAGCCTTCCGGCACTGTGATCGTCACAGCGGAACGGCGGCCCGGGTACGTCTTTACCGACGGTTCTGTCACCCAGTGGACGCACACGTTTACCACTGGGCTCCCCAAGC